In Gemmata obscuriglobus, a single genomic region encodes these proteins:
- a CDS encoding prenyltransferase/squalene oxidase repeat-containing protein, with the protein MTKRLLVPVLVFGEFAALVPRPASAEPADDWKAAVDKATAYLKKSQNEDGGWSKGPNATGVTGIAVTGLLRCGASPDDAPAAKGVSYIEGLVNEKAGHIAGKGDVASLTNYKTSINVMALTAANKGDKYKAVIGNATKYLKEYQWDEARGKKGDSDYYGGAGYAGDKSRPDLSNTAFFLEALRAAGVPKDDPAFKKALVFVSRCQNFDSEHNKAPWAKKNNDGSFIYTGANGGENRRDDKGRTTDMGGYGSMTYAGIKSMIYCGVGKDDPRMKKALEWIGANYTLDANPGMPEANSQRGLYYYYHTFAKAMDALGEDTFTDAKGVKHDWRADLLAAIVKRQKEDGSWVNTSANWMESDPALDTGYVLMALSYCKPKAK; encoded by the coding sequence ATGACGAAGCGTCTGCTCGTGCCCGTGCTCGTGTTCGGCGAGTTCGCCGCCCTGGTCCCGCGCCCGGCGTCCGCCGAACCGGCGGACGACTGGAAGGCGGCGGTGGATAAGGCCACCGCGTACCTGAAGAAGTCGCAGAACGAGGACGGCGGCTGGTCCAAGGGGCCGAACGCGACCGGGGTGACCGGGATCGCGGTGACCGGCCTCCTGCGGTGCGGGGCGTCGCCCGACGACGCGCCGGCCGCCAAGGGCGTGTCGTACATTGAGGGCCTGGTGAACGAGAAGGCCGGGCACATCGCCGGCAAGGGGGACGTCGCGTCCCTGACCAACTACAAGACCAGCATCAACGTCATGGCGCTGACCGCCGCCAACAAGGGCGACAAGTACAAGGCGGTGATCGGGAACGCCACGAAGTACCTGAAAGAGTACCAGTGGGACGAGGCCCGCGGGAAGAAGGGCGACAGCGACTACTACGGCGGCGCCGGGTACGCGGGCGACAAGTCCCGCCCGGACCTGTCCAACACCGCGTTCTTCCTTGAGGCGCTGAGGGCGGCGGGGGTGCCGAAGGACGACCCGGCGTTCAAGAAGGCGCTGGTGTTCGTGAGCCGGTGCCAGAACTTCGACAGCGAGCACAACAAGGCCCCGTGGGCGAAAAAGAACAACGACGGCAGCTTCATCTACACCGGGGCCAACGGCGGCGAGAACCGCCGCGACGACAAGGGCCGGACGACCGACATGGGCGGGTACGGGAGCATGACCTACGCCGGTATCAAGAGCATGATCTACTGCGGGGTGGGCAAGGACGACCCGCGGATGAAGAAGGCGCTGGAGTGGATCGGCGCCAACTACACGCTCGACGCCAACCCGGGCATGCCCGAGGCGAACAGCCAGCGCGGCCTGTACTACTACTACCACACGTTCGCGAAGGCGATGGACGCCCTCGGCGAGGACACGTTCACGGACGCCAAGGGCGTGAAGCACGACTGGCGCGCCGACCTGCTGGCGGCCATCGTCAAGCGGCAGAAGGAGGACGGGAGCTGGGTCAACACCTCCGCCAACTGGATGGAGAGCGACCCGGCGCTCGACACCGGGTACGTGCTCATGGCCCTGAGCTACTGTAAGCCCAAGGCGAAGTGA
- a CDS encoding G8 domain-containing protein: MSLIVRLRWTRVSAPLALVALLASALVGRAADAPLLRSKQSGPWSAKETWDAGRVPAAGDRVVVRAGHAVAYDADSKDVIRLVQVAGTLEFARDRDTRLEVGLLTVTYGEEPSEEGGDCHAVPGPPKPGAPRPALLVGTPEAPVPQAHTALIRLHHLPGMDKDSCPAVVCCGGRMEFHGAPLSRTWVKLAKTVPAGATSAALAELPGGWRAGDRVILTGTRQPGGAGRGPFEDGCQTEARVLTGIDAPVAGAGGPKGTARLDAAVTFEHYAEGSYCGEIANLSRNVVVESADPAGARGHTMYHRHSAGSVSYAEFRHLGKKDVLGRYALHYHLCGDTMRGSYVRGASVWDSHNRWVTVHGTQYLIVRDVVGYKTVGHGFFLEDGTEVHNVFDRNLGAVVSPGRPLPRQALPFDQNKGGAFWWANCLNTFTNNVAADCAEYGFKFECRKTADFDPVLPVRQADGTVKKQDVRTLPFVKFENNEAHAMRFFGLNLRGITRPDGFGSQKSFYDLNDLLRADAAGAHPDARRPFWVKNFRVWESNWSVHAGTSGVFLDGVDVFRAEYGIWRSVMDRHTYKNISFKEIRNKDLHMPFSIGAPAAEDETGKEYFRGIPGFVDNIPPSTVVTSVVRSGGKVLVRGGTADSSAVRGVAVNGKEARATRDNFAEWEVELDAPAGKLTVTAGATDRAGNVEKTPHTVTVD; encoded by the coding sequence ATGAGTCTGATCGTGCGGTTGCGCTGGACCCGCGTTTCGGCGCCCCTCGCCCTGGTGGCCCTGCTGGCGTCCGCCCTTGTGGGCCGCGCGGCCGACGCGCCGCTGCTCCGGTCGAAACAGTCCGGCCCGTGGTCCGCGAAGGAGACGTGGGACGCCGGGCGGGTCCCCGCGGCCGGTGACCGCGTGGTCGTCCGCGCCGGGCACGCCGTTGCCTACGACGCCGACTCAAAAGACGTGATTCGGCTCGTGCAGGTGGCCGGCACGCTCGAGTTCGCCCGCGACCGTGACACCCGGCTCGAAGTGGGCCTGCTGACCGTTACCTACGGGGAGGAGCCGTCGGAGGAGGGGGGCGACTGCCACGCCGTGCCCGGCCCTCCGAAGCCCGGCGCCCCCCGGCCCGCGCTGCTCGTCGGCACACCCGAGGCCCCGGTCCCGCAGGCGCACACCGCGCTGATCCGCTTGCACCACCTCCCCGGCATGGACAAGGACTCGTGCCCGGCGGTCGTGTGCTGCGGCGGGCGCATGGAGTTTCACGGCGCGCCGCTGTCCCGCACCTGGGTCAAGCTCGCGAAGACCGTTCCGGCCGGCGCGACGTCCGCCGCGCTCGCGGAGCTGCCGGGCGGGTGGCGGGCCGGCGACCGCGTGATCCTGACGGGCACCCGGCAGCCCGGTGGGGCCGGGCGCGGCCCCTTCGAGGACGGGTGCCAGACCGAGGCGCGGGTGCTGACGGGGATCGACGCCCCGGTCGCGGGCGCCGGCGGCCCGAAGGGCACCGCTCGCCTTGATGCCGCGGTGACGTTCGAGCACTACGCGGAAGGGAGCTATTGCGGCGAGATCGCCAACCTGTCGCGCAACGTGGTGGTCGAGTCCGCCGACCCGGCCGGGGCGCGCGGGCACACCATGTACCACCGGCACAGCGCCGGGAGCGTCTCCTACGCCGAGTTCCGGCACCTGGGCAAGAAGGACGTGCTCGGCCGGTACGCGCTGCACTACCACCTGTGCGGCGACACCATGCGGGGCAGCTACGTGCGGGGCGCGTCGGTCTGGGACAGTCACAACCGCTGGGTCACGGTCCACGGCACCCAGTACCTGATCGTCCGCGACGTGGTCGGGTACAAGACGGTCGGGCACGGGTTCTTCCTCGAAGACGGGACCGAGGTTCACAACGTGTTCGACCGGAACCTCGGGGCCGTCGTGTCGCCGGGCCGGCCGCTGCCGCGGCAGGCGCTGCCGTTCGACCAGAACAAGGGGGGCGCGTTCTGGTGGGCCAACTGCCTGAACACGTTCACCAACAACGTGGCCGCCGACTGCGCCGAGTACGGGTTCAAGTTCGAGTGCCGCAAGACGGCGGACTTCGACCCGGTGCTGCCGGTCCGCCAGGCCGACGGGACCGTGAAGAAGCAGGACGTGCGGACCCTGCCGTTCGTGAAGTTCGAGAACAACGAGGCGCACGCGATGCGGTTCTTCGGGCTCAACCTGCGGGGCATCACCCGCCCGGACGGGTTCGGGTCACAGAAGTCCTTCTACGACCTCAACGACCTGCTCAGGGCGGACGCGGCGGGCGCGCACCCGGACGCGCGGCGGCCGTTCTGGGTCAAGAACTTCCGGGTGTGGGAGAGCAACTGGTCGGTCCACGCCGGCACCAGCGGGGTGTTCCTGGACGGGGTGGACGTCTTCCGGGCCGAGTACGGGATCTGGCGGTCGGTGATGGACCGGCACACGTACAAGAACATCTCGTTCAAGGAGATCCGGAACAAGGACCTGCACATGCCGTTCAGCATCGGCGCGCCGGCGGCGGAGGACGAGACGGGCAAGGAGTACTTCCGGGGCATCCCGGGGTTCGTGGACAACATCCCGCCGAGCACGGTCGTCACGTCCGTCGTGCGGAGCGGGGGCAAGGTGCTCGTCCGCGGCGGGACGGCGGACAGCTCGGCGGTGCGGGGGGTGGCGGTCAACGGGAAGGAGGCCCGCGCGACCCGGGACAACTTCGCCGAGTGGGAGGTCGAGCTTGACGCCCCCGCCGGCAAGCTGACCGTGACCGCCGGGGCCACCGACCGGGCCGGGAACGTGGAGAAGACCCCGCACACGGTCACGGTCGATTGA